The genome window aggagaggaggaagggaggggagagaggaaagagaggagaggggggggagggagaaaaggaggagagagaagagaggaggagggaaaggggagaggagggaaagagagagaggagagaaagggggaaagaggagaaaggagaggggagaggagaggggaggagagagagggaaagggggaagaggggagagagaggaagaagagggagggcaacagggaggggactaaaaggagggaaagggaaagagaggggaagaggaggaggtttAAGAGGacgaaggagagaagagaggggggaggggggaaaaagggaaaaagaggggagcagagggaaaagggagagaagaaagaaacaaaaggggagagaggggaggaaggagagagaaaacggaaagaaagggagcgggagaggggagagagtagggAGAAAGATAGGGACAGCCAGGGCTGAAggaggcagaggagaggagaggggcaaaTATTGAGATAAAGAAGGAGAGACACGAAGGCgggcagagagaggagaaggaagagagcgcagaggggaggagggcggaagagagggaaagagaggggcgatagagagaggaaagagaggagacaGTGAGAGTAGCAAGAGGAGAAACGGAGACGGGACAAAGAAGGAGAAAGGAACGAGGTaggctatgaacattgaattctctaacttctgatagctcttgctttctctctccatcccattccccttctcccactagacttactgtctccgcctacattctagcttgggtgctgtctgtacggagtttgcacgctctccccgtaacgtgcgtggttttctccgagatcttcggtttcctcccccactccaaagacgtaccggttaattagttttggtaaatgcaaaaattgtccctattgggtgtaggatagtgttaatgtgcggggagatCAGACCGatatggaaagttttctccggaccgccggaggttgaggggagacttgatggaagtcTATCGAATTATGAGAGGGGTGGGCAGGTTACACAATCATaaacttttaaccatataactatataacaattacagcacggaaacaggccatctcggccctacaagtccatgccgaacaaatttatttccccttagtcccacctgcctgcactcgtaccataaccctccattcccttctcatccatatgcctatccaatttatttttaaatgataccaatgaacctgcctccaccacttccactgggagctcattccacaccgccaccactcactgcgtaaagaagttccccctcatattacccctaaacttctgtcccttaattctgaagtcatgtcctcttgtttgaatcttccctattctcaaagggaaaagcttgtccacatcaactctgtctatccctctcatcattttaaagacctctatcaggtccccccttaaccttctgcgctccagagaataaagacctaacttattcaacctatctccgtaacttagttgttgaaaccaaggcaacattctagtaaatctcctctgtactctctctattttgttgacatccttcctataatttggcgaccaaaattgtacaccatactccagatttggtctcaccaatgccttgtacaattttaacattacatcccagcttctatactcaatgctctgatttataaaggctagcataccaaaagctttctttaccaccctgtctatatgagattccaccttcaaggaactatgcacggttatacccagatccctttgttcaactgtattcttcaattccctaccatttaccatgtacgtcctattttgatttgtcctgccaaggtgcagcacctcacatttatcagcattaaactccatctgccatctttcagcccatttttccaaatggcctaaatcactctgtagactttggaaatcctcgtcattatccacaacaccccctatcttggtatcatctgcatacttactaatccaatttaccacaccttcatccagatcattgatgtacatgacaaacaacaaaggacccaacacagatccctgaggcaccccactagtcacctgcctccaacccgataaacagccatccaccattaccctctggcttctcccattcagccactgttgaatccatcttgctattcctgcatttatacccaacagttgaaccttcttaaccaaccttccatgaggaaccttgtcaaaggccttactaaagtccatatagacaacatccactgctttaccctcgtcaatttccctagtaacctcttcaaaaaattcaagaagattagtcaaacatgaccttccaggcacaaatccatgttgactgttcctaatcagaccctgtttatctagatgcttatatatattgtctctaagtatcttttccattaatttgcccaccactgaagtcaaactaacaggtctataattgctaggtttactcttagaacccgttttaaacaatggaacaacatgcgcagtacgccaatcctcggggactattcccgtttctaatgacatttgaaatatttctgtcatagccccggctatttctacactaacttccctcaatgtcctagggaatatcctgtcaggacctggagacgtatccacttttatatttttcaaaagtgtcagtacttattttactttgaacctcatagtatccatagctactctgcaagttcccttacctcacataattcaatatccttctccttggtgaataccgaagaaaaaacattgttcaatatctcccccatctcttttggctctgcagatagctgtccactctgtctctccaatggaccaattttatccctccatatccttttgctattaatatagctgtagacaccctttggattgactttcaccttacttgccaaagcaacctcatatcttcttttagcttttctaatttctttcttaagattctttttacattccttatactcctcaagcacctcatttacatcatgctgcctataattattgtagatctccctctttttccgaacaagatgtccaatttcccttgaaaaccagggctctttccagtttttactgtttcctttcaaccgaacaggaacataaagattctgtactcttaaaatttcccctttaaatgtcctccatttctcttctacatctttcccataaaacaaaatgtcccagttcactccttttaaatcatctcgcatcgcatcaaagttagcctttctccattcaaaaatctcaaccctaggtccagttctcaccatctccatagttatattgaaactaatggtattgtgatcactggacccgaagttctccccaacgcataccttcgCCACCTGTCCACTCTTTTACTGAGAGCGAAATATTTAACAGTAGAGAGCATAGCTAtaggatgagaggggcaaagtttaaaggcgatgtgtGAGGCAGGTTTTCTACCCCAATGATGGTGAGtttctggaacgcgctgccagggatggtggtggaggctgatacgagACAGGCGGTGAAGAGatgtttggataggcacgtgagtATGCAGGTAATTGAATGATATAGATTATGTTCaagcaggtaagagttggtcttggcatcatattcagcacagacactgtgggccgaagggctgcttCTGTGcgtactgttctttgttccatACGGATTGTGTCTTCGCATTGTGGATATTCCGGGATATAACCTGATACTCGAAGAAACCTCCACATCAGCGCTGTAGAATGTATCCTGACTGTTCGCATCATGGCCTGGTGCGGCATTTCCAACGCACACGAGTTGCACTACAGCCTGCAGTGGCCATGGATGTGTTTATATTAAATTGTGTTTTGTATTAATGCCTTGTCTTTGGAGcagtttttaattttgtttttattaactTGCAGGATTTATGTGTAATGTGGTTGTAATTTGTGTTTAATTTATATTGTGTGAAGCGCtgagtatttgtgtgtgtgatgctgctgaAACGGCGATGTGGTTTTCATCGCAGCTGTTCATCGCAGTACttgtacagatgacaataaatccGACTTGAATTCACTCTAAGTTTATATTTAACCATCGTTTTACACCCCAGTTAGTTTCTTTTTTCTGTCCTGCTCTAAACTGCTCCATAATATTCCCTGCGTTTACATTTATAAACCGGTCAGTTTAACATCTCAATAAACCGTCCATGAGTATTTGAGGTCAGGACACGGTCACCTAGAACACGTTCACCCTGAAACCCTACAGCAAATGTGCTGGAGACGGCAGCGTGCGCGGTAGACACTCGCGGTACAGAGGGATCACAAGGGATCAGCAGCTCCCAATCAGTGAAAGCAGTTTCAAACCAGGAAGTGGCAGGAGTTAAAATGGCTTCTAAAGAGCAGGTCGTGAATTTAACATGGGAGCTaatttgtcccatctgcctggatttcttcaccgatccggtgtcactggagtgtgggcacaacttctgccgctcctgtatcacacagagttgggacaggGAGGAGAGAAACTCCTGCCCGGAATGTAGAGACGAGTTTGCTGACCGCACCCTCAGGGTGAATCGGGCCTTGGCGAGAATGTCTGAGAAAGCTCGAACACTGAGCCTGAATACGGAAGAGAAGGAAAGTAAACATCACTGCgaggaacatcaggaagaactgaagctgttttgtgaaacgGACAAGAAACTGATCTGTGTGGTTTGTCGAGATGCGCGGGAACACAAGTCTCACAGCTTCATACCGATTAAAGAAGCTGTTGAAACCTACAAGGTAAAAGCAAACCGACTACGATCACTTGCTTGAATGTATAGTTGAATGTTTATTGTCTAACCCCCTTTCTCTCTGATTCCCAGGATCAGGTTAAATCATCCATACAATCTCTGACAACAAATAAATCAGCCATCCAGGAAATGGAAGAGCAACAGAAGCAGAAGATTTCCCAAGTCCGGGTGAGGCCTTGTTGTGTGGCATTTCTGATCGTGTTGTGTAGTTTTGTATTTTGGTTAATGCACTACAGCGTAGCGCGGCAGCAGTTAGTTGCGCTGTTTCACTGCTCCGGTGAATTCGGTTCGACCCTGAGCTCTGCTAGTCTCAGCGTGAAACCgccatgttctcgctgtgacgaGGATGGGCTCCGCCCTCATCTACATAACACGTCCATttaatttgtgtaggaaagaaatgcagatgctggtttaaatcgaaggtagacacgaaatgctggagtaactaagtctgaagtagggtctcgacgcgaaacggttcagtctgaagaagggtctcgaccatggttgccaactgtcctgtattagccaggacatcacATTTTTGGGGCAAAATTGGTTCGtcccgcccttgtcccgtatttgaccgttaCTACTCGAGTCGAGGGGATACTCGGGTCCGAGCCccgcccccgcctcacccgtcccgacgtagtacaGCCCgtggagagcagcagcagcagcagcaccagcaccagcaccagcagcagcaggagcaggagcaggagcagcagcaacagcaacagcaccagcaccagcccgtggccccgtcggtcggtcggcagcccagccagctgtccgaacccggaccttcgctgaccgccaacaccaccaccctccttctcatggccggtcaaagtttaacgataagggggaagtcttttaggaccgagatgaggaaaacatttttcacacagagagtggtgaatctctggaattttctgccacagaaggtagttgaggccagttcattggctatatttaagagggagttaaatgtggcccttgtggctaaattgaTCCAAAGGTAtgaagtgaaggcaggtacaggatactgagttggatgatcagccatgatcatattgaatggcggtgcaggctcgaagggccgaatggcctactcctgcacctgttttatatgtttctatgtttcaatgatcctcggttcatgagttggatggggcgctggactttgcacgtgatttcccgccccctccccccccccccccccccctgggctttgtgtgcagtccagcacccgggtcaACTCATCCTTCACCCAGctacggccgagtcggtcaacgaattgccgtcggtaagttgtcccatattttgaccttttgcacctgatttgggagtgagaaaattGGCAACCCTAgtctcgacccgacacatcacccattcattctctccgaagatgctgcctgtcccgctgagttattccagaatttgtTGTCTATGTCGGTTTAATTGTCTGCAGTAATTAACCTACTGACGGCGGGATCTGGGAGATGGTCGGAATTCATATGAACGTGAGGGCGAATATATTTCAAAGAAAATGATTCCGACAATCCTCATCTTTCATTCTACAGGTGCAGTCACAAAGCCTTAAGTCTCAGGTCACATCTCAGTTAGCTGAACTGAACCAGCTGCTCAAGAAGAAAGGGAAGCGCCTTCTCAGAGAGATCAAGGAGGATGCGGAGAAGATTCTAAGTCCAATGGAGAAAAATCTTCAAGACATTCAAGATAATTTAAACACTATTGAGGAGGAACTCTCAAAGCTGCGGAGGCGAATGGAACAAACAGACATCGTGTTATTTCTGAAGGTCAGGGGTTATGTTTCAATCTCGTTCAATGAAATTGCAGTCACAACATGGGGAGCGATATATTTCTACAAATGCAACTTTTATTATCACCTATATTTATCCAACGACCCCTTACAATCACGCTCTACTATCTCATGTCATAGAAGATTAATTAGACCATTCCGCCCattaagtctgctccgccattcaagcatgggtGATCTTTCtcaccctctcaactccattctcctgccttctccccataaaacctgacactcatactaatcaagaatccatctatcgctGCCCTAAAATATCAGTTGACGGCATTTGCAGCctcctatggcaatgaattccacagattcaccagccctctgacaataaattcctcttcatctcattcctgaaggtacgttcttttattctgaggctatgccctctagcccttgactcttccaccagtgcacacaccctctccacatccaccttatCCAGGACTTTTATtaatcagtaagtttcaatgaggtaccccctcatcctttgaaactccagcgagtacaggcccagtgccgtcatatgctcatcatatgttaacccactcattcctgggatcattctagtaaagctcctttggaccctcttcagcaccagcacatccttcctcagacatggtgcccacaattgctcacaatactccaaatgctgtccGACCAGGGCCAtgaaaagcctcagcattacatcccttacGTTGCATTACCATCTGCATCGACCAGACCCGTGGGCACGAATTCCACATTCTGATCACTGAATTTCTGACAGGATTTGCTCCAGGCCACTTTGCATTTTACATTTGTGTTTTGGTATCTTCAGAACTGGTGATACATTCTCCATCCACACCCAATCTAATCCATCGTTAATCTTAAATCCCTCCAACCAATCATGATTAACAGCTTATTGTTGGGTAACATATGATAAGCATTtttcgacactgggcctgtactcgctggagtttagagaaaTGAgtggggacatcattgaaactgaCTGaagaatgaaaggcttggatagagtggatgtggagaggatgtttccactagtgggagagtctaggacaagaggtcatcgcctcagaattaaaggacgttcctcgaagaagataaggaggaattttagtcagagggtggtgaatctgtggaattctttgcaacagatggctatggaggccaagtcagtggatatttttaaggcagatatatttCGATTCTTGAATACTacgcgtgtcagaggttatggggacacgacaggagaatggggataggaggagggagagatgggtcagccatgattgaatagtggagtagtcttgatgggccgaatggtataatactgttcctatcacttatgaccttatgacattattCAGCAGAAAGTTCACAACACGTCCAGACTTTCCTGCACATTTCAACCTCTGAGTTATAGCATAAATGTCACAAAGATTCATCATACCTCCTGCATTGGTTCCATCAGTGTAATGTCCTCTGTGTGACAACTTGAGCGCGAGTCAGTAAATGGTAATTTTCAACTATGTGAAATAACGTGCGTGAAGTTGCTGTTCCCTCAGTCAATTTCTGCTTTATTTATTTCAGGAGGAAGCTGGTCGCAAGAGGAGGTAGGACATGCTCTTCAGTTAAACTCTGCACGGATCTGTAAAGTCACATAAACATGTTGACGCGCAGGTTATAACCGGTTATTTAATATTTGCAGAATTAGTGATGAACAACACACATTGTCACTGAGAGATGGTGCCATGCTGGATGAAAAATTCAAACACCTCTTCTGGTTGAACGCAGTGTTGAGAGAACCCATTGTTGCGATTCATCAAGGTAAAACATATGGATTCCTTACTTCTCATGTGGGTGACATATTTAAGTTGTAAATAGATGCAAAGATTGACCGTAATGATGAACTGAAGGGGAACTAAAGTTTTATACCAGCACCAATCTCACCTGTTGGGAAGCTTCACAGTCAAGTGGTCAGCTGGAGATGTCAGATCCCTGAACACATCCAACACAGGAGCACAATACAACCAAGACACAGACTGCTAGATGATCTAAAACATCTTAACCCCATCCGCAGAAACACGTCACGATACGAGTTTGAATTCTACCAGGTAGCCAGCAAAGTAAACTTGACTTAATTAAATCAGAGATTTTGAAAACTTGTAGGAATTTGATGACCAAGATTGTCATAAAAACACACAGGGTTCCGTCAGAGAAGGATATTTGTGCCACTGATCCTGCTTGTCCTGTCAGTGACTACTGACTTTGGTTAACTCATGTCTGCCCCCTGCTGGAGTTACGGAATTCATTGTTATTAACTCTCCACTACATTGAGGCATTGTATGAATGAGTCGTGCCAGGAATTTCGTCTCGGACAAAAACACCCAGTTACTTGTTCAGTTTATATAAAATGAATTTAACTAAATCTAGTCCCAAAATCTAGTCCCATAATGTTAATCTTCAAGTGGAATTGGTAGTAAAGGAAGCAAAGTCAAGAGGGCTTGTTTACAAaacggggatgtaatgctgagactctatgaggcgctggtaaggccacatttggaatattgtgtgcaattgcagacaccataactgaggaaggatgtgctggctctggagaagggcctgaggaggtttacaagaatgatcccaggaatgagtaggctaaactatgatgagcttttgtcggcactgggcctgttctcgcaggagtttagaagaatgaggggggactgcattgaaacatacagaatagtaaaaggcttggatagagtggatgtggagaggacgtttccactagtgggagagtttaggactagaggtcacagcctcagaattaaagaactttcttttaggaaggagatgaggatacattttttgagtaaaaatatccactgacgtaggctccacagc of Leucoraja erinacea ecotype New England unplaced genomic scaffold, Leri_hhj_1 Leri_1686S, whole genome shotgun sequence contains these proteins:
- the LOC129716107 gene encoding nuclear factor 7, brain-like; this translates as MASKEQVVNLTWELICPICLDFFTDPVSLECGHNFCRSCITQSWDREERNSCPECRDEFADRTLRVNRALARMSEKARTLSLNTEEKESKHHCEEHQEELKLFCETDKKLICVVCRDAREHKSHSFIPIKEAVETYKDQVKSSIQSLTTNKSAIQEMEEQQKQKISQVRVQSQSLKSQVTSQLAELNQLLKKKGKRLLREIKEDAEKILSPMEKNLQDIQDNLNTIEEELSKLRRRMEQTDIVLFLKEEAGRKRRISDEQHTLSLRDGAMLDEKFKHLFWLNAVLREPIVAIHQGKTYGFLTSHVGDIFKL